One Fuerstiella marisgermanici DNA window includes the following coding sequences:
- a CDS encoding ISL3 family transposase, with protein MQGTDFYEQILGLTGPWFVADVQLDMEAQQVDVFVEHGEGETFCCPDCDRQLPCYDHTKSRKWRHLDTMQFATILHARTPRVKCPDHGVKQIRLPWAEKNSRFSLFFERFAIDVLLATQTVKGACSILGISWDESWHILQKAVARGKDRKQSKNLPRIGIDEKAFRKRHNYVTLIYDLDKSTVEAISDGHDTAAADACFDQLSDSEKQSVEAVAMDMSAAYVKSTKGNIALAEQKIVHDRFHIMKLATEAVDKVRRSEQKKLRAEGDDRLTGTRYLWLSGQENLSEKQQERFDAAWKAELLTGKAWAYKEMLRDLWVHDTPAEATTFFNDWYKRVIHTKLEPMKKVARTIKERLANVVSYCTHGITNAVAEGMNSKIMAIKRRVGGYRNRDNFKTAILFYCGGLDLYPQ; from the coding sequence ATGCAGGGAACAGACTTTTACGAACAGATTTTGGGACTGACGGGGCCGTGGTTTGTGGCGGACGTTCAGCTGGATATGGAAGCTCAACAGGTCGACGTTTTCGTCGAACATGGCGAGGGCGAAACTTTTTGCTGTCCGGATTGCGACAGGCAGCTGCCGTGCTATGACCACACGAAGTCTCGCAAATGGCGGCATCTGGACACGATGCAATTTGCGACCATCCTTCATGCCCGCACGCCTCGCGTGAAGTGCCCGGATCATGGCGTCAAACAGATCAGGCTTCCCTGGGCGGAAAAGAACAGCCGCTTCTCATTGTTCTTTGAACGCTTCGCCATCGACGTTCTTCTGGCCACACAAACCGTGAAAGGGGCGTGCAGCATTCTGGGGATCTCATGGGATGAATCGTGGCACATTCTGCAGAAGGCGGTGGCTCGCGGGAAGGATCGCAAACAATCGAAGAACCTCCCTCGAATCGGCATCGACGAGAAAGCCTTTCGAAAACGACACAACTACGTCACGCTGATCTATGACTTGGACAAGAGCACTGTCGAAGCGATTTCCGATGGTCATGACACGGCAGCCGCTGATGCCTGTTTCGATCAGCTTTCCGACAGTGAAAAGCAGTCTGTGGAGGCGGTTGCGATGGACATGAGTGCCGCATACGTCAAGAGCACCAAAGGCAACATTGCATTGGCCGAACAGAAGATTGTGCACGACCGCTTTCACATCATGAAGCTGGCAACCGAAGCCGTCGACAAGGTCCGTCGGTCGGAGCAGAAGAAGCTTCGCGCCGAAGGCGATGATCGATTGACGGGAACTCGGTATCTGTGGCTTTCAGGCCAGGAGAATCTCAGCGAAAAACAGCAGGAACGCTTTGATGCCGCATGGAAGGCAGAGTTACTCACGGGCAAAGCGTGGGCCTACAAGGAGATGCTGCGAGACCTCTGGGTTCATGACACTCCGGCAGAGGCCACGACGTTCTTCAATGACTGGTACAAGCGAGTCATCCACACAAAGCTGGAGCCAATGAAGAAAGTCGCTCGCACGATCAAAGAACGCTTAGCCAATGTGGTGAGCTACTGCACTCACGGAATCACAAACGCCGTCGCCGAAGGAATGAACAGCAAAATCATGGCCATCAAACGAAGAGTCGGCGGATACCGAAACCGCGACAACTTCAAAACCGCCATCCTCTTCTACTGCGGAGGACTCGACCTCTACCCACAATAA